From one Gallionella capsiferriformans ES-2 genomic stretch:
- a CDS encoding thiol:disulfide interchange protein DsbA/DsbL, with the protein MLRRRANLVFSHFCRIFEERCMKLSLKGLLVALALLMCGTSYAAVQGKEFTLLAAPQIANAKKIEVLEFFFYECSHCYHLHPELARWEKALPADVELTLVPTIFRDSTEPLARAYYALDSIGKIKQLDDAIYQAIHVKQANLYDMDTISAFVASNGVDKAKFAAAYNSFSVNSRIMRAKQMIREYHIEGTPTLVVDGRYAITGLQPADTIRVLNEVVAMVRKGRASGKVKAKP; encoded by the coding sequence ATGCTACGCCGGCGCGCTAATCTGGTTTTTAGCCATTTTTGTCGTATTTTTGAGGAGAGATGCATGAAATTAAGTCTTAAAGGTTTGCTTGTTGCCCTAGCCCTGTTGATGTGCGGAACCTCTTATGCCGCCGTGCAGGGGAAGGAATTTACCCTGTTGGCTGCGCCGCAGATCGCAAATGCCAAGAAAATCGAGGTGCTGGAGTTTTTCTTCTATGAGTGCTCGCACTGTTATCATTTGCACCCTGAACTGGCACGCTGGGAAAAGGCTTTGCCCGCTGATGTCGAGCTGACTCTTGTACCGACTATTTTTCGCGACTCAACAGAGCCGCTGGCGCGTGCTTACTATGCGCTCGATAGCATCGGAAAAATCAAGCAGTTAGATGATGCGATTTATCAGGCTATCCATGTGAAACAAGCAAACCTGTATGACATGGATACGATAAGCGCATTCGTTGCGAGCAACGGCGTAGATAAAGCTAAGTTTGCGGCAGCTTACAATTCTTTTTCGGTGAATAGCCGCATCATGCGTGCTAAGCAAATGATTCGTGAATATCATATCGAGGGGACGCCCACACTGGTCGTTGACGGCAGGTATGCAATTACCGGGCTGCAACCGGCTGATACGATCCGTGTATTGAATGAAGTGGTGGCAATGGTGCGTAAAGGGCGTGCATCGGGCAAGGTTAAAGCCAAGCCTTAA
- a CDS encoding SPOR domain-containing protein, protein MSKVTGSKPSSPKKSGSPLLAGILMGMVVGVALAAGLAWFILKSPSPFVNKEVATRPAAEVSIVDVARPESVKPKVDVAAVSSVDEAKPRFEFYKVLTDKPDAADAQLKPAEKPKAEEFKSVPKFLQAGSFASATDAENLKATLAMKGMEASVQKVTIPGRGEMHRVRIGPFTSEQELNSARGTLKLNGLDATPAR, encoded by the coding sequence ATGAGTAAAGTCACAGGCAGTAAACCGTCCTCACCGAAAAAAAGTGGCAGCCCATTGCTTGCCGGTATTTTGATGGGGATGGTGGTGGGGGTGGCGTTGGCGGCAGGGTTGGCTTGGTTTATATTGAAATCGCCTAGCCCTTTCGTCAATAAGGAGGTAGCAACGAGGCCTGCGGCGGAAGTCTCAATCGTTGACGTTGCGCGCCCTGAATCTGTTAAGCCTAAGGTTGATGTTGCGGCCGTCTCTAGCGTGGATGAGGCTAAACCCCGTTTTGAATTCTACAAGGTGTTGACCGACAAGCCGGATGCGGCGGATGCCCAGCTCAAACCGGCCGAGAAGCCTAAAGCCGAGGAGTTCAAATCGGTGCCCAAATTTTTACAGGCAGGTTCGTTTGCGAGTGCAACCGATGCTGAAAATCTTAAAGCGACCCTGGCGATGAAGGGAATGGAGGCAAGTGTGCAAAAAGTGACCATTCCAGGGCGCGGCGAGATGCATCGCGTACGCATCGGCCCATTTACAAGCGAGCAGGAGTTGAATAGCGCGCGTGGTACGTTAAAGCTGAACGGGCTGGATGCTACGCCGGCGCGCTAA
- the argS gene encoding arginine--tRNA ligase has translation MSVVLNFKSHITELFVEAMREVAPEQGSVSVLIERPKQASHGDYACNLAMQLAKPLRKSPRDIAHALIAALPKSDVIEKVEIAGAGFINLFVTHAAKQAIVHAVLHAGAGYGHLHVGQGRRVQVEFVSANPTGPLHVGHGRGAAVGDCLCNVLQAAGWNVTREFYYNDAGAQIDNLMRSVQLRCKGITPDDPSWPEAGYRGDYIADVARAYMACETVEADDQRTTGCGDVDDVVAIRHFAVAYLRREQDLDLRAFHVEFDVFSLESALYSEGKVDETVAGLIASGHTYEQDDALWLRTTDFGDDKDRVMRKSDGGYTYFVPDVAYHLDKWRRGFVRVINEQGADHHSTITRVRAGLQALDVGIPKGWPDYVLHQMVTVLKNGEEVKISKRAGSYVTLRDLIDEVGCDATRYFLAARHPDSQLVFDIDLAKSKSNDNPVYYIQYAHARISTVLETWGGERLSLLNANVSLLDSEYETALLQQIIDYPQVIENAAQELAPHLIAFYLKELAAAFHSYYNASRFLVEDEAVKCARLALIAAAAQVMKNGLALLGVGAPEKM, from the coding sequence ATGTCCGTCGTATTGAATTTTAAATCCCATATTACCGAATTATTTGTTGAAGCGATGCGCGAGGTCGCGCCAGAGCAGGGCAGTGTGTCTGTCTTGATAGAGCGTCCCAAGCAGGCATCGCACGGCGATTACGCCTGCAATCTGGCAATGCAACTGGCTAAGCCGCTGCGAAAATCGCCGCGCGATATTGCTCATGCACTGATTGCTGCCCTGCCAAAGTCCGATGTGATCGAAAAAGTTGAAATTGCGGGTGCCGGATTTATCAATTTGTTCGTGACCCATGCTGCCAAACAGGCCATTGTGCATGCCGTGTTGCATGCGGGTGCCGGTTACGGCCATCTGCATGTGGGGCAGGGGCGACGGGTTCAGGTGGAATTTGTCTCGGCCAATCCGACTGGTCCTTTGCATGTGGGGCATGGCCGTGGGGCGGCCGTTGGCGATTGCCTGTGTAATGTGTTGCAGGCGGCTGGCTGGAATGTCACGCGCGAGTTTTATTACAACGACGCCGGGGCTCAAATCGATAATCTGATGCGTTCAGTGCAGTTGCGCTGCAAGGGAATTACGCCGGATGATCCATCCTGGCCTGAGGCCGGTTATCGTGGCGATTATATTGCCGATGTGGCGCGGGCTTATATGGCGTGTGAAACCGTTGAAGCGGACGATCAGCGGACTACCGGTTGCGGGGATGTGGACGACGTGGTGGCCATTCGCCATTTTGCGGTGGCCTATCTGCGTCGCGAGCAGGACTTGGATTTGCGTGCCTTCCACGTCGAATTCGATGTGTTTTCACTGGAGTCGGCGCTGTATAGCGAAGGCAAGGTCGATGAAACGGTGGCAGGCTTGATCGCGAGCGGGCATACCTATGAACAGGATGATGCGCTGTGGTTGCGCACCACGGATTTTGGCGACGATAAAGACCGTGTGATGCGCAAATCTGATGGCGGTTATACCTATTTCGTGCCGGATGTGGCTTACCATCTGGATAAATGGCGCCGGGGTTTTGTGCGCGTCATCAATGAGCAAGGTGCAGATCATCACAGCACCATCACGCGCGTGCGTGCGGGATTGCAGGCGTTGGATGTCGGGATTCCTAAGGGTTGGCCGGATTATGTGTTGCATCAGATGGTGACGGTGCTTAAAAACGGCGAAGAGGTGAAAATTTCCAAGCGTGCGGGCAGTTATGTGACGTTGCGCGATTTGATCGACGAAGTGGGTTGCGATGCAACGCGCTATTTCCTGGCCGCGCGTCATCCTGATTCCCAGTTGGTGTTCGATATTGATTTGGCGAAATCCAAGAGTAACGACAATCCGGTGTACTACATTCAGTACGCGCACGCACGCATCAGTACCGTGCTGGAAACTTGGGGCGGCGAGCGCTTGAGCTTGTTGAATGCGAATGTCAGTTTGCTAGACAGCGAATACGAAACGGCGTTGCTGCAACAGATCATTGATTACCCTCAGGTGATTGAAAATGCAGCTCAGGAATTGGCGCCTCATCTGATTGCTTTTTATCTGAAGGAATTAGCGGCTGCGTTTCACAGTTACTATAATGCGTCTCGCTTTCTAGTCGAGGATGAAGCGGTCAAATGTGCGCGTCTGGCACTGATTGCGGCAGCGGCACAGGTGATGAAGAACGGCCTGGCGCTTTTGGGTGTCGGCGCTCCGGAAAAAATGTAG
- a CDS encoding SDR family oxidoreductase — MSLKVVISGASSGLGLALARHYLMSGAIVGAIARRDELLQVLSAEFPGQVYGYALDVRDAAGLQLAAANFIARVGVPDVVIANAGVSVGTLTEYAEDFDAFAQVMEVNVLGMVKTFQPFLAAMRRERCGTLVGIASVAGFRGLPGAGAYSASKAAAVSYLESLRVELHGSGVKVVTICPGYIKTAMTAVNPYPMPFILDADDAAARMVRAIGRQVAFAVIPWQMGWVGRVLRCLPRWLYDRLFANAPHKPRGLL, encoded by the coding sequence ATGTCATTAAAGGTTGTAATCAGTGGCGCGTCGAGCGGCTTAGGCTTGGCTTTGGCGCGCCATTATCTTATGTCCGGCGCAATTGTTGGCGCAATCGCCCGGCGCGATGAATTGCTGCAGGTGCTGTCTGCCGAATTTCCAGGTCAAGTGTATGGCTATGCGCTGGATGTGCGGGATGCTGCCGGCTTGCAACTGGCGGCAGCAAACTTTATTGCGCGGGTCGGTGTGCCGGATGTGGTGATCGCCAATGCGGGCGTCAGTGTCGGCACGCTCACCGAATATGCCGAAGATTTTGACGCGTTTGCTCAGGTGATGGAGGTAAACGTGCTGGGGATGGTCAAAACCTTTCAGCCATTTCTTGCCGCCATGCGGCGTGAGAGGTGCGGTACGCTGGTTGGTATTGCCAGCGTCGCCGGGTTTCGCGGCCTGCCGGGCGCCGGTGCGTATTCTGCGTCTAAAGCGGCAGCAGTCAGTTATCTGGAATCGCTGCGGGTCGAGTTGCATGGCAGCGGGGTAAAGGTGGTAACGATTTGCCCGGGTTATATTAAGACCGCGATGACAGCGGTCAATCCTTATCCTATGCCCTTTATTTTAGACGCAGACGATGCGGCAGCGAGAATGGTGCGGGCGATCGGCCGTCAAGTGGCCTTTGCGGTCATTCCCTGGCAAATGGGTTGGGTGGGGCGCGTGCTCAGGTGTCTGCCACGCTGGTTATATGACCGTTTGTTCGCGAACGCACCGCATAAGCCCCGGGGCTTGCTCTAA